The proteins below come from a single Dermatophilaceae bacterium Soc4.6 genomic window:
- a CDS encoding DCC1-like thiol-disulfide oxidoreductase family protein has protein sequence MTSRPPVLVFDGDCGFCTTSAGLVPRLVDRRRRFVVRPWQQLDLPSLGLTPEMCSAAVQFVDADRRVSSGAPAIAAALRAGAPGWHPAGVVLDLPGVRSVAARVYTWVAAHRYALPGGTPACAMPPPAPSSPSTPG, from the coding sequence GTGACTTCCCGACCCCCCGTCCTGGTCTTCGACGGCGACTGCGGCTTCTGCACGACCTCTGCCGGTCTGGTGCCTCGACTGGTCGACCGACGACGACGCTTCGTGGTGCGGCCCTGGCAGCAGCTCGACCTGCCGTCCCTGGGGCTGACACCCGAGATGTGTTCTGCCGCAGTGCAGTTCGTCGATGCGGATCGTCGTGTCAGCTCGGGCGCGCCCGCCATCGCGGCGGCTCTGCGCGCCGGCGCGCCGGGGTGGCACCCGGCCGGGGTCGTGCTCGACCTGCCGGGGGTCAGGTCGGTCGCCGCACGCGTCTACACCTGGGTGGCCGCCCACCGCTACGCGTTGCCCGGGGGCACGCCCGCCTGTGCGATGCCGCCTCCGGCCCCGTCCTCGCCCTCGACGCCTGGGTGA
- the rpsJ gene encoding 30S ribosomal protein S10, translated as MAGQKIRIRLKSYDHEVIDSSARKIVDTVTRAGATVVGPVPLPTEKNVFVVIRSPHKYKDSREQFEMRTHKRLIDIIDPTPKAVDSLMRLDLPADVNIEIKL; from the coding sequence ATGGCGGGACAGAAGATCCGCATCCGACTGAAGTCGTATGACCACGAGGTCATCGACAGCTCGGCGCGCAAGATCGTTGACACGGTGACCCGTGCTGGAGCGACGGTTGTCGGCCCGGTGCCGCTGCCCACGGAGAAGAACGTCTTCGTCGTCATCCGGTCACCCCACAAGTACAAGGACAGCCGCGAGCAGTTCGAGATGCGCACCCACAAGCGCCTCATCGACATCATCGACCCGACGCCCAAGGCCGTCGACTCGCTGATGCGTCTCGACCTGCCGGCGGACGTCAACATCGAGATCAAGCTCTGA
- the rplC gene encoding 50S ribosomal protein L3 gives MTTDTKNVKGVLGHKLGMTQVWDENGRLVPVTVIQAGPCVVTQVRDAATDGYGAVQIAYGDIDPRKVNKPMKGHFEKAGVTPRRYLIELRTADFADYALGQEITAEAFEAGQKIDASATTKGKGFAGVMKRHHFKGVSSSHGSHRNHRKPGSIGGCSTPGRVFKGMRMAGRMGGVRQTTQNLTIHAVDADKGLLLVKGAVPGPRGAVVLVRTAAKGA, from the coding sequence ATGACTACTGACACGAAGAACGTCAAGGGAGTGCTGGGCCACAAGCTCGGCATGACCCAGGTGTGGGACGAGAACGGGCGCCTCGTGCCCGTCACCGTGATCCAGGCCGGGCCCTGCGTCGTCACCCAGGTGCGCGACGCCGCGACCGACGGCTACGGCGCGGTCCAGATCGCCTACGGCGACATCGACCCCCGCAAGGTCAACAAGCCGATGAAGGGCCACTTCGAGAAGGCCGGCGTGACCCCCCGCCGCTACCTCATCGAGCTGCGCACCGCCGACTTCGCCGACTACGCGCTCGGCCAGGAGATCACCGCCGAGGCGTTCGAGGCCGGGCAGAAGATCGACGCCAGCGCTACGACCAAGGGCAAGGGCTTCGCCGGCGTCATGAAGCGACACCACTTCAAGGGTGTCAGCTCCTCGCACGGCTCGCACCGCAACCACCGCAAGCCCGGCTCGATCGGCGGGTGCTCCACCCCCGGTCGCGTCTTCAAGGGAATGCGCATGGCCGGCCGCATGGGCGGCGTGCGCCAGACCACCCAGAACCTCACGATCCACGCCGTGGACGCCGACAAGGGCCTGCTGCTCGTCAAGGGTGCCGTTCCCGGCCCCCGCGGCGCAGTCGTCCTCGTCCGCACGGCTGCGAAGGGAGCCTGA
- the rplD gene encoding 50S ribosomal protein L4 yields MATQSTPVLPAEIFDVQTNIPLIHQVVVAQLAAARQGTHSTKTRAEVSGGGVKPYRQKGTGRARQGSIRAPQFTGGGIVHGPKPRDYSQRTPKKMKAAALRGALSDRARHGRIHVIASLLAGEAPSAREARATLAGLTDRRNLLVALARGDEAGWKSARNLTDVHILFVDQLNTYDVLCAEDVVFTQAAFDALVETAAAKTKEDAL; encoded by the coding sequence ATGGCCACGCAGAGCACCCCCGTGCTGCCCGCCGAGATCTTCGACGTGCAGACCAACATCCCCCTGATCCACCAGGTCGTCGTCGCGCAGCTCGCGGCCGCCCGTCAGGGCACGCACTCGACCAAGACGCGGGCCGAGGTGAGCGGTGGTGGGGTCAAGCCCTACCGCCAGAAGGGCACCGGCCGCGCCCGTCAGGGCTCGATCCGCGCTCCGCAGTTCACCGGCGGTGGCATCGTCCACGGTCCCAAGCCGCGTGACTACTCACAGCGCACCCCCAAGAAGATGAAGGCCGCCGCCCTGCGCGGTGCCCTCTCCGACCGGGCCCGCCACGGTCGCATCCACGTCATCGCCAGCCTGCTGGCTGGCGAGGCCCCGTCGGCCAGGGAGGCTCGCGCCACCCTCGCCGGGCTCACCGACCGTCGCAACCTGCTCGTCGCGCTCGCCCGCGGCGACGAGGCCGGCTGGAAGAGCGCGCGCAACCTGACCGACGTCCACATCCTGTTCGTCGACCAGCTCAACACCTACGACGTGCTCTGCGCCGAGGACGTCGTCTTCACGCAGGCCGCCTTCGACGCCCTCGTCGAGACCGCCGCCGCGAAGACCAAGGAGGACGCGCTGTGA
- the rplW gene encoding 50S ribosomal protein L23, translated as MSIHIKDPRDILIAPVVSEKSYGLLDEGKYTFIVDPRSNKTEIKIAIEQIFNVKVSSVHTLNRKGKARRTRFGLGKRKDTKRAIVTLKEGSIDIFGATA; from the coding sequence GTGAGCATCCACATCAAGGACCCCCGCGACATCCTGATCGCGCCGGTCGTCTCGGAGAAGTCCTACGGTCTGCTCGACGAGGGGAAGTACACCTTCATCGTCGACCCGCGGTCCAACAAGACCGAGATCAAGATCGCGATCGAGCAGATCTTCAACGTGAAGGTCAGCTCGGTCCACACGCTCAACCGCAAGGGCAAGGCACGCCGCACCCGCTTCGGGCTCGGCAAGCGCAAGGACACCAAGCGCGCGATCGTCACGCTCAAGGAAGGCTCCATCGACATCTTCGGCGCCACCGCCTGA
- the rplB gene encoding 50S ribosomal protein L2 → MGIRKYKPTTPGRRGSSVADFVEITRTTPEKSLVRPLTKSGGRNSSGRITTRHIGGGHKRAYRLIDFRRHDKDGVPAKVAHIEYDPNRTARIALLHYADGEKRYILAPNRLKQGDRIENGPGADIKPGNALPMRNIPVGTTIHAIELKPGGGAKIARSAGAKVQLVAKDGPYAQLRMPSGEIRNVDLRCRATIGEVGNAEQSNINWGKAGRMRWKGKRPTVRGVAMNPVDHPHGGGEGKTSGGRHPVSPWGQAEGRTRRPNKASDKFIVRRRRTGKKR, encoded by the coding sequence ATGGGTATCCGTAAGTACAAGCCGACCACACCGGGCCGTCGTGGCTCGTCGGTCGCCGACTTCGTCGAGATCACGCGCACCACGCCGGAGAAGTCACTCGTCCGCCCGCTCACCAAGAGCGGCGGTCGCAACTCCTCCGGTCGGATCACGACCCGACACATCGGTGGCGGTCACAAGCGCGCCTACCGACTCATCGACTTCCGTCGCCACGACAAGGACGGCGTGCCGGCCAAGGTCGCGCACATCGAGTACGACCCGAACCGCACGGCGCGCATCGCGCTCCTGCACTACGCCGACGGCGAGAAGCGCTACATCCTGGCGCCGAACCGCCTCAAGCAGGGTGACCGCATCGAGAACGGCCCCGGGGCTGACATCAAGCCCGGCAACGCCCTCCCGATGCGCAACATCCCGGTGGGTACGACGATCCACGCCATCGAGCTCAAGCCCGGTGGCGGCGCCAAGATCGCCCGCTCTGCGGGTGCGAAGGTGCAGCTCGTGGCCAAGGACGGTCCCTACGCCCAGCTGCGTATGCCGTCCGGCGAGATCCGCAACGTCGACCTGCGCTGCCGCGCGACGATCGGCGAGGTCGGCAACGCCGAGCAGAGCAACATCAACTGGGGCAAGGCCGGCCGCATGAGGTGGAAGGGCAAGCGCCCGACCGTCCGTGGTGTCGCCATGAACCCGGTCGACCACCCGCACGGTGGTGGAGAGGGCAAGACCTCCGGTGGTCGTCACCCGGTCAGCCCGTGGGGTCAAGCAGAGGGACGCACCCGCCGTCCCAACAAGGCGAGCGACAAGTTCATCGTCCGTCGCCGTCGTACTGGCAAGAAGCGCTGA
- the rpsS gene encoding 30S ribosomal protein S19, with the protein MPRSLKKGPFIDDHLQKKVDAQNDGGTKNVIKTWSRRSVISPDMLTHTFAVHDGRKHVPVFVTESMVGHKLGEFAPTRTFKGHVKDDKKGRRR; encoded by the coding sequence ATGCCACGCAGCCTGAAGAAGGGCCCCTTCATCGACGACCACCTGCAGAAGAAGGTGGACGCCCAGAACGATGGGGGCACGAAGAACGTCATCAAGACCTGGTCACGCCGTTCGGTCATCAGTCCGGACATGCTGACCCACACCTTCGCCGTGCACGACGGTCGCAAGCACGTCCCGGTCTTCGTGACCGAGTCGATGGTCGGCCACAAGCTCGGTGAGTTCGCTCCGACGCGCACCTTCAAGGGCCACGTCAAGGACGACAAGAAGGGGCGTCGTCGCTGA
- the rplV gene encoding 50S ribosomal protein L22 yields MEASASARHVRVTPQKARRVIALIRGKRAAEAVSVLMFAPQAASEPIQKVLESAIANARVKADRQSLPFDERSLVIQAAFIDEGPTMKRFRPRAQGRASRINKRTSHITVVVAQPEKTTPGTKTAAKGGGR; encoded by the coding sequence ATGGAGGCGAGTGCTTCGGCCCGCCACGTCCGGGTGACCCCGCAGAAGGCCCGTCGCGTCATCGCCCTCATCCGGGGCAAGCGCGCCGCCGAGGCCGTGTCGGTCCTGATGTTCGCCCCCCAGGCGGCATCGGAGCCGATCCAGAAGGTGCTCGAGAGCGCCATCGCCAACGCCCGGGTCAAGGCCGACCGACAGTCGCTGCCCTTCGACGAGCGCAGCCTGGTCATCCAGGCCGCCTTCATCGACGAGGGACCGACGATGAAGCGTTTCCGGCCCCGCGCACAGGGCAGGGCCAGCCGTATCAACAAGCGCACGAGCCACATCACCGTGGTCGTCGCGCAGCCCGAGAAGACCACTCCGGGTACGAAGACCGCAGCTAAGGGAGGTGGTCGCTGA
- the rpsC gene encoding 30S ribosomal protein S3, translated as MGQKVNPYGFRLGITTEHRSRWFADSTKTGQRYRDYVKEDVAIRRLMEKGMERAGISRVEIERTRDRVRVDIHTARPGIVIGRRGAEADRIRGELEKLTGKQVQLNILEVKNPEIDSQLVAQGIAEQLAARVTFRRAMRKGMQSATRAGAKGIRVQCSGRLGGAEMSRSEFYREGRVPLHTLRANIDYGFYEARTPFGRIGVKVWIYKGDVTARELAQQQATAPRAPRGPRREGAERPTRARRDAPAEAPAAETTSAPATEVAAVTNEQA; from the coding sequence ATGGGTCAGAAGGTCAACCCGTACGGGTTCCGCCTCGGCATCACGACCGAGCACAGGAGTCGTTGGTTCGCCGACAGCACCAAGACGGGTCAGCGTTACCGCGACTACGTCAAGGAGGATGTCGCCATCCGTCGGCTCATGGAGAAGGGCATGGAGCGTGCTGGGATCTCCCGCGTGGAGATCGAGCGCACCCGTGACCGCGTCCGCGTCGACATCCACACCGCGCGTCCGGGCATCGTCATCGGCCGCCGCGGCGCCGAGGCGGACCGCATCCGCGGCGAGCTCGAGAAGCTCACCGGCAAGCAGGTGCAGCTGAACATCCTCGAGGTCAAGAACCCCGAGATCGACTCCCAGCTCGTCGCCCAGGGCATCGCCGAGCAGCTCGCTGCGCGTGTGACGTTCCGTCGGGCCATGCGCAAGGGGATGCAGTCGGCCACCCGCGCCGGTGCCAAGGGCATCCGGGTGCAGTGCTCGGGTCGCCTCGGTGGCGCCGAGATGTCGCGCTCGGAGTTCTACCGCGAGGGCCGTGTGCCCCTGCACACCCTGCGCGCGAACATCGACTACGGCTTCTACGAGGCTCGCACCCCGTTCGGTCGGATCGGCGTCAAGGTGTGGATCTACAAGGGTGACGTGACTGCTCGTGAGCTCGCTCAGCAGCAGGCGACGGCTCCTCGTGCCCCCCGCGGCCCCCGCCGCGAGGGCGCCGAGCGGCCCACCCGGGCCCGTCGTGACGCGCCGGCCGAGGCTCCCGCAGCCGAGACCACGTCCGCTCCGGCGACCGAGGTTGCCGCCGTCACGAATGAGCAGGCCTGA
- the rplP gene encoding 50S ribosomal protein L16 has translation MLIPRRVKHRKQHHPGRSGAAKGGTTIAFGDYGIQALEPAYVTNRQIESARIAMTRYMKRGGKVWINIYPDRPLTKKPAETRMGSGKGSPEWWIANVKPGRMLFEVNGVTEPVAREAMRLAMHKLPMKCRFVRREGGDI, from the coding sequence ATGTTGATTCCCCGTCGAGTCAAGCACCGCAAGCAGCACCACCCGGGTCGTTCCGGGGCTGCCAAGGGCGGCACCACGATCGCGTTCGGCGACTACGGCATCCAGGCCCTCGAGCCCGCCTACGTCACCAACCGGCAGATCGAGTCCGCTCGTATCGCGATGACCCGCTACATGAAGCGCGGTGGAAAGGTGTGGATCAACATCTACCCGGACCGCCCGCTCACCAAGAAGCCGGCCGAGACCCGCATGGGTTCCGGTAAGGGCTCGCCCGAGTGGTGGATCGCCAACGTCAAGCCCGGTCGGATGCTGTTCGAGGTGAACGGTGTGACCGAGCCCGTGGCCCGTGAGGCCATGCGCCTGGCGATGCACAAGCTCCCCATGAAGTGCCGCTTCGTCCGCCGTGAGGGTGGTGACATCTGA
- the rpmC gene encoding 50S ribosomal protein L29, with protein MAVGTKDLASDSLRSFGDDRLVDELRKSKEELFNLRFQSATGQLDNHGRLRAVKRDISRIYTEMRERELGIGLPPAAPKAPAVVTEVDAKAEKKAKKADKADKAPKAEKAPKGEKAAKAEKAAGDEPSDEQDEA; from the coding sequence ATGGCCGTTGGTACCAAGGACCTCGCGTCCGACTCGCTGCGCAGCTTCGGTGACGACCGTCTGGTCGACGAGCTCCGCAAGTCGAAGGAGGAGCTGTTCAACCTCCGCTTCCAGTCCGCCACCGGCCAGCTCGACAACCACGGCCGGCTGCGGGCGGTCAAGCGCGACATCTCCCGGATCTACACCGAGATGCGCGAGCGAGAGCTCGGCATCGGTCTGCCCCCGGCAGCCCCCAAGGCGCCCGCCGTGGTGACCGAGGTGGACGCCAAGGCCGAGAAGAAGGCCAAGAAGGCCGACAAGGCTGACAAGGCTCCGAAGGCCGAGAAGGCACCCAAGGGCGAGAAGGCCGCCAAGGCTGAGAAGGCCGCCGGCGACGAGCCCAGCGACGAGCAGGACGAGGCATGA
- the rpsQ gene encoding 30S ribosomal protein S17 translates to MSEMTSPETVPATDRTERNDRKTRQGYVVSDKMDKTVVVEVEDRVKHALYGKVLRRSSKVKAHNEANDAAVGDRVLIMETRPLSASKRWRVVQILEKAK, encoded by the coding sequence ATGAGCGAGATGACCAGCCCGGAGACCGTGCCGGCCACTGACCGCACGGAGCGCAACGACCGCAAGACCCGCCAGGGTTACGTGGTCAGCGACAAGATGGACAAGACCGTCGTGGTCGAGGTCGAGGACCGCGTCAAGCACGCGCTCTACGGCAAGGTCCTTCGTCGCAGCAGCAAGGTCAAGGCCCACAACGAGGCCAACGACGCCGCGGTCGGTGACCGCGTGCTCATCATGGAGACCCGCCCCCTCTCGGCGTCGAAGCGCTGGCGAGTGGTGCAGATTCTGGAGAAGGCCAAGTGA
- the rplN gene encoding 50S ribosomal protein L14 yields MIQQETRLRVADNTGAKEILCIRVLGGSGRRYAGIGDTIVATVKDAIPGGNVKSGDVVKAVIVRTVKERRRPDGSYIKFDENAAVILKNDGDPRGTRIFGPVGRELRDKRFMKIISLAPEVL; encoded by the coding sequence GTGATCCAGCAGGAGACGCGACTGCGCGTCGCCGACAACACCGGTGCCAAGGAGATCCTCTGCATCCGTGTGCTCGGTGGGTCGGGTCGGCGCTACGCCGGCATCGGCGACACCATCGTGGCCACGGTCAAGGACGCGATCCCCGGTGGCAACGTCAAGTCGGGTGACGTCGTCAAGGCCGTCATCGTGCGCACCGTCAAGGAGCGCCGCCGGCCGGACGGCTCGTACATCAAGTTCGACGAGAACGCCGCCGTGATCCTCAAGAACGACGGTGACCCCCGTGGCACGCGCATCTTCGGCCCCGTGGGCCGCGAGCTGCGTGACAAGCGCTTCATGAAGATCATCTCGCTCGCGCCGGAGGTGCTGTGA
- the rplX gene encoding 50S ribosomal protein L24, producing the protein MANATIPKMKIKKGDLVQVISGRAQKNGGDRGKQGKVIAVYPERQRVLVEGIGRVTKHVKAGATDRGSRTGGLVHTEAPIHVSNVAIVDPESKKPTRIRMRMETVERDGRSKIVRTRVAVRSGKDL; encoded by the coding sequence ATGGCCAACGCCACGATCCCGAAGATGAAGATCAAGAAGGGCGACCTCGTCCAGGTGATCTCGGGCCGCGCGCAGAAGAACGGCGGCGACCGGGGCAAGCAGGGCAAGGTGATCGCCGTCTACCCCGAGCGCCAGCGGGTGCTCGTCGAAGGCATCGGGCGCGTCACCAAGCACGTCAAGGCCGGCGCGACCGACCGTGGCTCGCGCACCGGTGGGCTCGTCCACACCGAGGCCCCGATCCACGTGAGCAACGTCGCCATCGTCGACCCCGAGAGCAAGAAGCCGACCCGCATCAGGATGCGGATGGAGACGGTCGAGCGTGACGGGCGCAGCAAGATCGTGCGCACCCGCGTCGCCGTCCGTTCCGGGAAGGACCTCTGA
- the rplE gene encoding 50S ribosomal protein L5 — MSETTTTTATTTTPRLKTRYQDEIKSGLHQQFSYSNIMQVPGVVKVVVNMGVGDAAKDSKLIEGAVRDLETITGQKPIVTKARKSIAQFKLREGMPIGAHTTLRGDRMWEFLDRLVTIALPRIRDFRGLSPKQFDGKGNYTFGLNEQSMFHEIDQDRIDRVRGMDITVVTTATNDDEGRALLKALGFPFKEM, encoded by the coding sequence ATGAGCGAGACCACCACGACCACGGCGACCACCACGACGCCGAGGCTCAAGACCCGCTACCAGGACGAGATCAAGTCGGGCCTGCACCAGCAGTTCTCCTACTCGAACATCATGCAGGTGCCCGGCGTCGTCAAGGTCGTCGTCAACATGGGTGTCGGTGACGCCGCCAAGGACAGCAAGCTGATCGAGGGCGCCGTGCGCGACCTCGAGACGATCACCGGCCAGAAGCCCATCGTCACCAAGGCGCGCAAGTCCATCGCCCAGTTCAAGCTGCGTGAGGGTATGCCGATCGGCGCCCACACGACGCTGCGTGGTGACCGGATGTGGGAGTTCCTCGACCGTCTCGTGACGATCGCCCTCCCGCGTATCCGCGACTTCCGCGGCCTGTCGCCCAAGCAGTTCGACGGCAAGGGCAACTACACCTTCGGTCTCAACGAGCAGTCGATGTTCCACGAGATCGACCAGGACCGGATCGACCGCGTGCGGGGTATGGACATCACCGTCGTCACCACCGCGACGAACGACGACGAGGGCCGTGCGCTGCTGAAGGCTCTCGGCTTCCCCTTCAAGGAGATGTGA
- a CDS encoding type Z 30S ribosomal protein S14: MAKTALINKANAKPKFKVRAYTRCQRCGRPHSVYRKFGLCRICLREMAHRGELPGVTKSSW, from the coding sequence GTGGCCAAGACCGCCCTCATCAACAAGGCGAACGCCAAGCCCAAGTTCAAGGTCCGCGCCTACACCCGCTGCCAGCGGTGCGGCCGACCGCACTCCGTCTACCGCAAGTTCGGTCTCTGCCGCATCTGCCTGCGTGAGATGGCCCACCGCGGCGAGCTGCCCGGCGTGACGAAGTCCTCGTGGTAG
- the rpsH gene encoding 30S ribosomal protein S8: MTMTDPIADMLTRVRNANSAHHDDVSMPYSKLKSHIAEILQAEGYIAAWKVEDAEVGRTLHIDLKYGPNRERSIAGVRRVSKPGLRVYAKSTNLPRVLGGLGVAIISTSSGLLTDKQASKNGVGGEVLAYVW; encoded by the coding sequence ATGACCATGACCGATCCGATTGCGGACATGCTGACCCGCGTCAGGAACGCCAACTCGGCGCACCACGACGACGTGTCTATGCCGTACTCGAAGCTCAAGTCCCACATCGCCGAGATCCTCCAAGCCGAGGGCTACATCGCCGCCTGGAAGGTCGAGGACGCCGAGGTGGGTCGCACGCTTCACATCGACCTGAAGTACGGGCCCAACCGCGAGCGGTCCATCGCTGGCGTGCGGCGCGTGTCCAAGCCGGGCCTTCGGGTCTACGCCAAGTCGACCAACCTGCCACGAGTCCTTGGTGGGCTCGGCGTCGCGATCATCTCGACGTCGTCGGGTCTGCTCACCGACAAGCAGGCGTCCAAGAACGGCGTAGGTGGGGAAGTCCTCGCCTACGTCTGGTAG
- the rplF gene encoding 50S ribosomal protein L6: protein MSRIGRLPVTVPAGVDVTIDGQAVNVKGPKGQLVLTVPMPIAVDRGDDGALAVTRPNDERASRSLHGLTRTLINNMVVGVTEGYVKKLEIHGTGYRVAAKGQSLEFSLGYSHSITVDAPEGISFTVENPTRFSVQGIDKQQVGEVAANIRKLRKPDPYKGKGVRYAGEHIRRKVGKAGK, encoded by the coding sequence ATGTCGCGTATCGGACGACTTCCCGTCACCGTCCCCGCTGGGGTCGACGTGACGATCGACGGCCAGGCCGTCAACGTCAAGGGACCCAAGGGCCAGCTGGTCCTCACGGTGCCCATGCCCATCGCGGTCGACCGCGGTGACGACGGCGCCCTCGCGGTCACCCGACCGAACGACGAGCGCGCCTCGCGGTCGCTGCACGGGCTGACCCGCACGCTGATCAACAACATGGTCGTCGGTGTCACCGAGGGCTACGTCAAGAAGCTGGAGATCCACGGCACGGGCTACCGCGTCGCCGCCAAGGGGCAGTCGCTCGAGTTCAGCCTCGGCTACAGCCACTCCATCACCGTCGATGCCCCCGAGGGCATCTCCTTCACGGTCGAGAACCCCACCCGGTTCTCGGTGCAGGGGATCGACAAGCAGCAGGTCGGCGAGGTGGCCGCCAACATCCGCAAGCTGCGCAAGCCTGACCCGTACAAGGGCAAGGGCGTGCGCTACGCCGGCGAGCACATTCGCCGCAAGGTCGGAAAGGCCGGAAAGTAA
- the rplR gene encoding 50S ribosomal protein L18 produces the protein MANINGIIKRGKTKADARIRRQVRGRKKISGTTERPRLVVSRSTRHLFVQVVDDTVGKTVASASTMEADLRSFEGDKTAKAKRVGELVAERAKQAGVDSVVFDRGGNKYHGRVAAIADGAREGGLSL, from the coding sequence ATGGCGAACATCAACGGCATCATCAAGCGCGGTAAGACCAAGGCCGACGCGCGGATCCGGCGTCAGGTGCGTGGTCGCAAGAAGATCAGCGGCACCACTGAGCGCCCCCGCCTGGTCGTCTCCCGCAGCACCCGTCACCTCTTCGTCCAGGTCGTCGACGACACCGTCGGCAAGACCGTCGCCTCGGCGTCGACGATGGAGGCCGACCTGCGCTCGTTCGAGGGCGACAAGACGGCCAAGGCCAAGCGCGTCGGCGAGCTCGTGGCCGAGCGTGCGAAGCAGGCCGGCGTCGACTCCGTGGTCTTCGACCGCGGCGGCAACAAGTACCACGGTCGCGTCGCCGCGATCGCGGACGGTGCACGTGAAGGTGGGCTCTCACTGTGA
- the rpsE gene encoding 30S ribosomal protein S5 encodes MPGPQRRGTTGASTGAAGERAPRGGGDRRDGGRGRDARDEKSQYVERVVTINRVSKVVKGGRRFSFTALVVVGDGDGTVGVGYGKAKEVPAAIAKGVEEAKKDFFKVPRIGGTITHPVQGEAAAGVVLLKPAAPGTGVIAGGPVRAVLECAGIHDVLSKSLGSSNAINIVHATRAALKGLERPEQVAARRGLPLEHVAPAAMLRSQAAAAAEKADAARSGA; translated from the coding sequence ATGCCCGGACCCCAGCGTCGAGGCACCACCGGCGCCAGCACTGGCGCTGCTGGCGAGCGTGCGCCCCGTGGCGGCGGTGACCGTCGTGACGGCGGTCGCGGTCGTGACGCCCGCGACGAGAAGAGCCAGTACGTCGAGCGTGTCGTGACGATCAACCGTGTCTCCAAGGTCGTCAAGGGTGGTCGTCGCTTCAGCTTCACCGCCCTCGTCGTCGTCGGTGACGGTGACGGCACCGTGGGTGTCGGCTACGGCAAGGCCAAGGAGGTGCCCGCGGCCATCGCCAAGGGTGTCGAGGAGGCCAAGAAGGACTTCTTCAAGGTCCCCCGTATCGGTGGCACCATCACCCACCCCGTGCAGGGTGAGGCGGCGGCCGGTGTCGTCCTGCTCAAGCCGGCCGCTCCGGGTACCGGCGTCATCGCCGGTGGCCCCGTGCGCGCCGTGCTCGAGTGCGCCGGCATCCACGACGTCCTGAGCAAGTCGCTCGGCTCGTCGAACGCCATCAACATCGTGCACGCCACCCGGGCGGCCCTGAAGGGACTCGAGCGTCCCGAGCAGGTCGCAGCCCGTCGTGGCCTGCCCCTGGAGCACGTCGCGCCGGCTGCCATGCTGCGGTCGCAGGCCGCTGCGGCGGCCGAGAAGGCCGACGCAGCCAGGTCAGGTGCCTGA
- the rpmD gene encoding 50S ribosomal protein L30 — MARIKVTQTRSEIGGKRNQRETLRTLGLKRIGDVVVKEDRPEIRGMVKTVVHLVAVEEVE; from the coding sequence ATGGCGAGGATCAAGGTCACCCAGACCCGTTCGGAGATCGGGGGCAAGCGCAACCAGCGTGAGACGCTGCGCACCCTCGGCCTCAAGCGCATCGGCGACGTCGTCGTCAAGGAGGACCGTCCCGAGATCCGCGGGATGGTCAAGACGGTCGTCCACCTGGTCGCCGTCGAGGAAGTTGAGTGA
- the rplO gene encoding 50S ribosomal protein L15, protein MADTTDKKATSSEAAPLRVHHLRPAPGAKTAKTRVGRGEGSKGKTAGRGTKGTKARYQVPQGFEGGQMPLHMRLPKLRGFKNPFRKVYQVVNLDRITALFPDGGDVTVDSLVARGAVRDGELVKVLGDGDLGVVVNVTVHKFSATAKDKIEAAGGSVTAL, encoded by the coding sequence ATGGCTGACACCACTGACAAGAAGGCGACCTCCTCGGAGGCGGCGCCTCTTCGCGTCCACCACCTGCGTCCCGCTCCGGGAGCCAAGACCGCCAAGACCCGCGTGGGTCGAGGCGAGGGCTCCAAGGGCAAGACCGCTGGTCGTGGCACCAAGGGCACCAAGGCCCGCTACCAGGTCCCCCAGGGGTTCGAGGGCGGGCAGATGCCCCTGCACATGCGGCTGCCCAAGCTGCGCGGGTTCAAGAATCCGTTCCGCAAGGTCTACCAGGTCGTCAACCTCGACCGGATCACGGCGCTCTTCCCCGATGGCGGTGACGTCACCGTGGACAGCCTCGTGGCCAGGGGTGCGGTGCGCGACGGCGAGCTGGTGAAGGTGCTCGGCGACGGCGACCTCGGTGTCGTGGTCAACGTGACCGTGCACAAGTTCTCGGCCACGGCCAAGGACAAGATCGAGGCCGCTGGCGGTTCGGTCACCGCTCTCTGA